A genomic region of Persephonella marina EX-H1 contains the following coding sequences:
- a CDS encoding KaiC domain-containing protein yields MADDPKYQEKEFVTEHREPKVVKESIFTGSKALEKAPKVYGVPTGVEGLDDLFFIVEVEDGKVVKKTLGGIPAYSVFNITGVSDTGKSLMVEQFTVEQARKGHKVAFITVESPANFVIASIKLRAAAMGYNFEDFEDNIVLIDAASHSTLRENIPDLLATLAYAIKTYHIKYTVIDSVTGLFENKEMMARGIVRRLFNFMKKWYQTALFVSQKRSGHEELTAEAAGGYAVGHIVDGTMVLAKELIDSSFKARLYKSEVGDVVRLFRIDGCRMSGHDTKTHFMEITETGLVRILEPVSGK; encoded by the coding sequence ATGGCTGATGATCCAAAGTATCAGGAAAAGGAGTTTGTTACAGAACACAGGGAACCTAAAGTAGTAAAAGAGAGCATATTCACAGGTAGTAAAGCCCTTGAAAAAGCTCCAAAGGTTTACGGTGTACCAACAGGTGTTGAAGGTCTTGATGATCTTTTTTTTATAGTAGAAGTTGAGGATGGTAAGGTAGTTAAAAAAACCCTGGGCGGTATTCCTGCCTACTCAGTATTCAATATAACAGGTGTTTCAGACACTGGAAAATCTTTAATGGTTGAACAGTTCACAGTAGAACAGGCTAGAAAAGGTCATAAGGTCGCATTCATAACTGTAGAATCACCTGCAAACTTTGTTATAGCTTCAATAAAGCTTAGAGCTGCTGCTATGGGATACAATTTTGAGGACTTTGAGGACAATATCGTCCTTATAGATGCAGCATCACACAGCACACTGAGGGAGAATATTCCTGATCTTCTTGCAACACTCGCCTATGCTATAAAAACATACCACATAAAGTACACGGTGATAGACTCTGTAACAGGTCTGTTTGAGAACAAAGAGATGATGGCAAGGGGAATTGTAAGGAGACTTTTTAACTTTATGAAAAAGTGGTATCAGACAGCACTTTTCGTATCCCAGAAAAGATCCGGACATGAGGAGTTAACAGCTGAAGCTGCAGGTGGATATGCCGTCGGCCATATAGTTGATGGAACAATGGTTCTAGCAAAAGAGCTTATAGATTCATCATTTAAAGCAAGGCTTTACAAAAGTGAGGTTGGTGATGTTGTAAGACTTTTTAGAATCGATGGCTGTAGAATGTCAGGACATGATACAAAAACACATTTTATGGAGATAACTGAGACAGGCCTTGTAAGAATCCTAGAACCTGTTTCAGGAAAATAA
- a CDS encoding CopD family protein has product MLDIIILTIHILVASFWIGGMLFMVLALSPYVRKLPEDLSVRSYQEVGKRYSFWGTVLGLPILFLTGLYNMHVMGVSFHDLFNFSNDYASTLHHKLHLFILTVILAVIHDFYIGPRSHINRKFRITARIIGVLNLVLGISIIFLAAKLRFGG; this is encoded by the coding sequence ATGCTGGATATTATCATTCTAACGATCCATATTCTTGTGGCTTCATTCTGGATAGGTGGTATGCTTTTTATGGTTCTCGCATTATCTCCCTATGTCAGGAAACTGCCTGAGGATCTAAGTGTGAGATCATATCAGGAAGTTGGAAAAAGATACAGCTTCTGGGGAACTGTTTTAGGTCTTCCAATCCTTTTTTTAACAGGTCTTTATAATATGCATGTTATGGGTGTATCATTTCATGATCTTTTTAATTTCTCAAATGATTATGCCTCAACATTACACCATAAACTTCATCTATTTATCCTTACAGTAATACTCGCGGTTATCCATGATTTCTATATAGGTCCAAGATCACATATAAACAGGAAGTTCAGGATTACAGCAAGAATAATCGGCGTTCTGAATCTTGTTCTTGGTATATCAATAATATTTCTCGCTGCAAAGCTGAGATTTGGAGGATAG
- the pncA gene encoding bifunctional nicotinamidase/pyrazinamidase yields the protein MRINITDFDALIIVDMQNDFMPGGALPVPDGDKIVDSLNRYIDLFSQKGSPVYFTRDWHPEDHISFKGYGGIWPPHCVQNTEGAQFHPELKIPSDNKFIISKGVSREFDAYSGFQGTVLDDLLKERGIKRIFVGGVATDYCVKNTVLGGLNLGYQVFVLEDGIKGVDVNEGDSERAVEVMKNKGAVIINAEDIR from the coding sequence ATGAGGATAAATATCACAGATTTTGATGCCCTTATTATAGTGGATATGCAGAATGATTTTATGCCCGGGGGAGCGTTACCTGTTCCTGACGGGGATAAGATCGTTGATTCTCTTAACAGGTATATAGATCTTTTTTCACAGAAAGGAAGCCCTGTTTACTTTACAAGGGACTGGCATCCAGAAGATCATATATCCTTCAAAGGGTACGGTGGAATATGGCCTCCCCACTGTGTTCAGAACACTGAAGGGGCACAGTTTCATCCAGAACTGAAGATACCATCTGATAACAAATTTATAATCTCAAAGGGAGTTTCAAGGGAGTTTGATGCTTACTCAGGTTTTCAGGGAACTGTGCTTGATGATCTTCTAAAGGAGAGGGGAATAAAGAGGATATTTGTTGGGGGTGTGGCAACAGATTACTGTGTTAAAAATACCGTTTTAGGTGGTCTGAATTTAGGTTATCAGGTCTTTGTTCTTGAAGATGGTATAAAAGGTGTTGATGTAAATGAGGGAGACAGTGAGAGGGCTGTAGAAGTTATGAAAAATAAAGGCGCAGTCATTATAAATGCTGAGGATATAAGATGA
- a CDS encoding bifunctional 3'-5' exonuclease/DNA polymerase translates to MEFRYITQIDEAVKSLEAFKEDKYLFIDTEVAVKSFEDIDFFNDKIRLIQIGNYSKIFVYDMFRIPQFSEHLKELLENKGVIGHNLKFDIKFLKTNFGIFPQIVFDTMIASQLLSEDSREKHSLSALSYRLTDNHLDKSQQRSPWGIKNLTEEQLRYAAKDVQVLREIFPVLRDELNRIETPHKATGKIHETFGLDNGVAVVEMAFVPQLADIELRGMPVDEKLLKDMLQKVSTDYQREYIDFVRRYGVDPFSPQKVTNWLTSKLGLKLPTTQKGSLSSQDSALRRYIDREEVRKLLHIRSEKKILDKLKELKAHLINGRIYTQFKQIGAPTGRMASMRPNLQNITRDLRVLFRPPEGKKLIVADYSQIELRIAAEYVNDETMIKAFSEGKDLHRFTASLILGKEYDQITKDERQMAKAINFGLIYGISPRSLMEYARNSYGVDISLKDAQIFHSRFFEVYKGFKSWHDRVKEYLKEHNKMVVYTLLGRRMVVRRFTEAVNFPVQGTGSDLLKMAVVFFGKLKEDRDAGIVNLVHDEIIVECSESIADEIRDILSESMLRAGKILLKKVPVEFEVEIVESWAEK, encoded by the coding sequence ATGGAGTTCAGATATATAACACAGATAGATGAGGCTGTAAAATCTTTAGAAGCTTTTAAGGAAGATAAATATCTTTTTATTGATACAGAGGTTGCAGTAAAATCTTTTGAAGATATAGATTTTTTCAATGATAAGATCCGCCTCATACAGATCGGTAATTACAGTAAGATCTTTGTTTATGATATGTTCCGTATCCCACAGTTCTCTGAACATCTTAAAGAACTGCTTGAGAATAAAGGTGTTATAGGACACAACCTCAAGTTTGATATTAAGTTTTTAAAAACGAATTTTGGTATATTTCCACAGATCGTTTTTGATACTATGATAGCCTCACAGCTCTTGTCTGAGGACTCAAGGGAAAAACACTCCCTATCTGCATTATCCTACAGACTTACAGATAACCATCTTGATAAATCACAGCAGAGATCACCATGGGGAATAAAGAATCTTACAGAGGAACAGCTAAGATACGCAGCAAAAGATGTTCAGGTTCTGAGGGAGATATTCCCTGTTTTAAGGGACGAGCTTAACAGGATAGAGACGCCCCATAAGGCTACAGGAAAGATACATGAGACATTTGGTCTTGATAATGGTGTTGCTGTTGTTGAGATGGCTTTTGTTCCACAGCTTGCTGATATAGAGCTTAGAGGGATGCCTGTTGATGAAAAACTTTTAAAGGATATGCTTCAGAAGGTATCAACAGATTACCAGAGGGAGTATATCGATTTTGTGAGAAGATACGGTGTTGACCCGTTCTCTCCACAGAAGGTTACAAACTGGCTCACCTCAAAGTTAGGACTTAAGCTCCCGACAACACAGAAAGGCTCATTGTCATCCCAGGACTCGGCTTTAAGAAGGTATATAGACAGGGAGGAGGTGAGAAAACTCTTACATATAAGATCTGAAAAAAAGATCCTTGATAAACTGAAGGAGCTTAAAGCCCACCTTATAAATGGAAGGATATACACACAGTTTAAGCAGATAGGAGCTCCAACAGGAAGAATGGCATCAATGAGACCTAATCTCCAGAATATAACAAGGGATCTTAGGGTTTTGTTCAGACCACCTGAAGGGAAAAAGCTTATTGTTGCCGATTACTCACAGATTGAGCTGAGAATAGCAGCCGAGTATGTGAATGATGAAACGATGATAAAGGCATTTTCTGAAGGTAAGGATCTGCACAGATTTACAGCATCACTTATACTTGGGAAGGAGTATGATCAGATAACAAAAGATGAGAGACAGATGGCAAAGGCTATAAATTTCGGTCTTATATACGGAATATCACCAAGATCACTTATGGAGTATGCGAGAAACAGTTACGGTGTTGATATATCACTTAAGGATGCACAGATCTTTCATTCAAGATTTTTTGAGGTTTATAAAGGGTTTAAAAGCTGGCATGACAGGGTAAAGGAGTATCTTAAAGAACATAATAAGATGGTTGTTTATACACTTCTTGGAAGAAGGATGGTTGTAAGAAGATTTACAGAGGCTGTAAACTTCCCTGTACAGGGAACGGGAAGTGATCTTTTAAAGATGGCTGTTGTCTTTTTTGGAAAGTTAAAGGAAGACAGAGATGCAGGTATTGTTAATCTTGTTCATGATGAGATAATAGTGGAGTGTAGTGAAAGTATAGCTGATGAGATAAGAGATATACTTTCCGAAAGTATGCTGAGGGCTGGGAAGATACTTCTTAAGAAAGTTCCTGTTGAGTTTGAGGTTGAGATAGTTGAAAGCTGGGCTGAAAAGTAG
- a CDS encoding RrF2 family transcriptional regulator produces MLSVACKDSIRAMIYIAKYGDRNSFLSIHKIAEDLDLSFYFLSKNLQKLVKVGLLESYRGPNGGVRLAKPPDQIKLLDIIDAIDGTEFFNKCILGFDTCSDENPCVIHHKWAEKRNEIYEMFFGTTLSEAVEDIHKFSNIKI; encoded by the coding sequence ATGCTGTCGGTAGCATGTAAAGACTCTATAAGGGCAATGATTTATATAGCAAAATACGGCGACAGGAACAGCTTTCTGTCAATACACAAGATAGCTGAAGATCTTGATCTCTCATTCTACTTTTTATCTAAAAATCTACAGAAACTTGTGAAGGTCGGTCTGTTAGAGTCTTACAGAGGACCTAACGGCGGTGTCAGACTTGCAAAACCTCCAGATCAGATAAAGCTTTTAGATATTATTGATGCTATAGATGGAACGGAGTTTTTCAATAAATGTATACTCGGTTTTGATACATGCTCTGATGAGAACCCATGTGTTATACATCATAAATGGGCTGAAAAGAGAAATGAGATATATGAGATGTTCTTTGGAACAACACTTTCAGAAGCTGTAGAAGATATACACAAATTCAGTAATATCAAGATTTAG
- a CDS encoding hemerythrin domain-containing protein, whose amino-acid sequence MGKIERILKELTVEHTDLLKKIKDFQERLESDFSDELIDEILKFLDEELEEHARKEEEDLVDAIEEADATFDSGALIFGHQTLVDAIDDFKTAVDEYRKGKSSQKDVVKYADRVFTLIKDHFIEEEHFLFPDILKLDLERFE is encoded by the coding sequence ATGGGAAAGATTGAGAGAATACTGAAGGAACTAACTGTTGAGCATACAGATCTGCTCAAAAAGATAAAAGACTTCCAGGAAAGACTTGAGAGTGACTTTTCAGATGAACTTATTGATGAGATATTAAAGTTCTTAGATGAGGAGCTTGAGGAACACGCAAGGAAGGAAGAAGAAGATCTGGTTGATGCGATAGAAGAGGCAGACGCAACTTTTGATAGCGGTGCTCTGATTTTCGGACACCAGACACTTGTTGATGCTATAGATGATTTTAAAACGGCTGTTGACGAGTACAGGAAAGGGAAGTCATCACAGAAAGATGTGGTAAAATATGCAGACAGGGTTTTTACTTTAATTAAAGATCACTTCATTGAGGAAGAACATTTCCTCTTTCCTGATATTTTAAAATTAGATCTGGAGAGATTTGAGTAA
- a CDS encoding cupin domain-containing protein, which produces MGLTLKPDGVFNDEKPHIQPATTGKNFKMVYFHLKAGQKIPLHTTSSEVVVTVLKGKGNFFAGSYENINTLSEGESFFYEPEEPHGFEAVEDMIVQAVITPIPEKKLQL; this is translated from the coding sequence ATGGGTTTAACTCTCAAACCAGATGGGGTCTTTAATGATGAAAAGCCCCACATCCAGCCTGCAACAACAGGCAAAAACTTTAAGATGGTATACTTTCATCTTAAAGCAGGTCAGAAAATTCCACTTCACACCACATCATCAGAGGTTGTGGTAACCGTTTTAAAAGGTAAAGGTAACTTTTTTGCCGGTTCTTATGAAAATATCAACACACTCTCTGAAGGTGAGAGCTTCTTCTACGAACCTGAAGAACCTCACGGTTTTGAAGCTGTAGAAGATATGATAGTTCAGGCGGTAATCACTCCTATCCCTGAAAAGAAACTCCAGTTATAA
- a CDS encoding CopD family copper resistance protein — MYEIAKIIHLVSAVVFGGVLFVEVVMLPVLKKEFGEEFFKKVEFTIIRKRGIKIVPLFVLSLYLSGLFMFHYHMKDLDLSTTFGKLLLLKVSIAFAVILGVITAITMFKLGKSENRLFDYIHQFAFIAVFTVIILAKLMFVL; from the coding sequence ATGTATGAGATAGCAAAGATAATACATCTTGTCAGTGCTGTGGTTTTTGGTGGTGTTCTTTTTGTTGAGGTTGTTATGCTACCTGTCTTAAAAAAAGAGTTTGGTGAGGAGTTTTTTAAAAAGGTAGAGTTTACAATAATAAGAAAAAGAGGGATAAAGATAGTTCCTCTTTTCGTTCTCAGTTTATATCTGTCAGGTCTGTTTATGTTCCATTATCATATGAAAGATCTTGATCTTTCAACAACATTTGGAAAGCTATTATTACTTAAGGTATCCATAGCTTTTGCTGTTATATTAGGCGTTATTACAGCTATAACAATGTTTAAACTTGGAAAGTCAGAAAACAGACTCTTTGATTATATACACCAGTTTGCGTTTATTGCTGTTTTCACAGTTATAATCCTGGCCAAGCTTATGTTTGTCCTATAA
- the serA gene encoding phosphoglycerate dehydrogenase: MFKVLVTDHISSVGLDILNNDEEIELDYQPEIQWSELLEIISDYDAIITRSRTPVTEELLERAKRLKVVGRAGVGVDNVDLEAASRRGILVVNTPGANTVGAAELTIAHMYAVLRKLHLAHESMLQGEWNRKKFMGEELDGKVVGIIGLGNVGSQVAIRCKAAGSKVIAYDPYIPREKGDRLGVELVDTLEELIRRSDIVTLHCPLTEETRGMIGRKEFEMMKDGVYFINCARGGIVDEDAMYDFMKKGKFAGIGLDVYGKEPPDDRIRRIFEFPNISLSPHIGANTYESQDKVAIKIAKQVIAALKGQFVEAAVNAPFTVTEGFENIKAYLLLAERLGSFLTQYAGGNFRELHVEVRGSIAEHVKPIVAYVLKGFLSPILDRPVNIINAPFLAKERGIEVVESTREEGLNFKEFIKITAKDNGKEHTVGGTAFYGKFPKIMLIDRYWIDIDPEGVILVFENKDVPGVIAKLGEILARHNINIAGFRLGRLEKGKIALGALQLDERINEAILEEIQNIPEIIKAKEIIL; encoded by the coding sequence ATGTTTAAAGTTCTTGTTACAGATCATATCTCAAGTGTTGGTCTTGATATATTAAATAACGATGAAGAGATAGAACTTGATTACCAGCCTGAGATACAGTGGAGTGAGCTTTTAGAGATAATCTCAGATTATGATGCGATAATAACGAGAAGCAGAACACCTGTTACGGAAGAACTCCTTGAGAGAGCTAAAAGACTAAAGGTTGTTGGTAGAGCAGGTGTTGGTGTTGATAATGTTGATCTTGAGGCTGCATCAAGAAGAGGAATACTTGTCGTTAATACCCCGGGTGCAAACACAGTTGGAGCTGCTGAGCTTACAATAGCCCATATGTATGCTGTTTTAAGAAAGTTACATCTTGCCCATGAATCAATGCTTCAGGGAGAGTGGAACAGAAAGAAATTTATGGGTGAAGAGCTTGACGGAAAGGTTGTTGGTATTATAGGTCTTGGTAATGTTGGATCACAGGTTGCTATAAGGTGTAAGGCTGCCGGTTCAAAGGTTATCGCTTATGATCCATATATCCCAAGGGAAAAAGGTGACAGACTTGGAGTTGAGCTTGTTGATACACTTGAGGAGCTGATAAGAAGATCGGATATAGTCACACTTCACTGTCCTTTAACAGAAGAGACAAGGGGAATGATAGGAAGAAAAGAGTTTGAGATGATGAAGGACGGTGTTTATTTCATTAACTGTGCAAGGGGAGGGATCGTTGACGAAGATGCAATGTATGACTTTATGAAGAAAGGGAAGTTTGCAGGTATCGGTCTTGATGTTTATGGAAAGGAACCTCCAGATGACAGGATAAGAAGGATATTTGAGTTCCCGAACATAAGCCTTTCTCCACACATTGGAGCGAATACGTATGAATCTCAGGATAAGGTTGCTATAAAGATTGCCAAACAGGTTATAGCTGCACTTAAAGGACAGTTTGTTGAGGCTGCTGTTAACGCTCCTTTCACAGTTACTGAAGGGTTTGAGAATATTAAGGCTTATCTTTTACTTGCTGAAAGACTTGGAAGCTTTCTTACCCAGTATGCAGGTGGAAACTTCAGAGAGCTTCATGTTGAGGTTAGAGGGTCTATAGCAGAGCATGTGAAACCTATTGTTGCCTATGTCTTAAAAGGTTTTCTATCTCCTATACTTGACAGACCTGTAAATATTATTAATGCTCCGTTTCTTGCCAAAGAAAGAGGTATTGAGGTTGTTGAATCAACAAGGGAAGAGGGTCTTAACTTTAAGGAGTTCATAAAAATTACAGCAAAAGATAATGGGAAAGAGCATACTGTAGGTGGAACAGCATTCTACGGCAAGTTTCCTAAAATAATGCTTATAGACAGATACTGGATAGATATTGATCCTGAAGGTGTGATACTTGTTTTTGAGAATAAAGATGTCCCAGGAGTAATAGCCAAACTGGGAGAGATACTTGCGAGACATAACATAAATATTGCAGGCTTCAGGCTTGGAAGACTTGAGAAAGGTAAGATAGCTCTCGGTGCTCTCCAGTTAGATGAGAGAATAAATGAGGCTATACTTGAAGAGATCCAGAACATCCCAGAGATAATAAAGGCAAAAGAGATAATACTGTAA
- a CDS encoding ankyrin repeat domain-containing protein: MRVLIFVFFVILSQGCNRSDLSTPDSMLISAAKNGDIKLLQLALAKGAYINTTDERGGTALHWAVYYGHKEIVKLLLMHGADPLIKDKNGITPYRLAEMKGKKEILKLLNKFREKN, from the coding sequence ATGAGGGTTTTAATCTTTGTCTTTTTTGTTATCCTCTCTCAGGGATGCAACCGTTCGGATCTGTCAACACCTGATAGTATGCTTATATCAGCTGCGAAAAATGGTGATATCAAACTACTTCAGCTTGCTTTAGCAAAGGGAGCATACATAAATACCACAGACGAAAGAGGTGGAACAGCATTACACTGGGCTGTTTACTACGGACATAAAGAGATAGTGAAGCTTCTACTTATGCATGGTGCAGATCCTCTGATTAAAGATAAAAACGGCATAACTCCTTACAGACTTGCAGAGATGAAAGGGAAAAAAGAGATATTAAAACTCCTTAATAAATTTAGAGAAAAAAATTAG
- a CDS encoding YbjQ family protein, translating into MIITTTDFIEGKKIRDYKGVVSKEAVIGVNIIRDVFAKVRDIVGGRSAAYEKELTNARNQILEELKEEARNLGANAVIGINFSYEMYQSMLLVSVWGTAVVVE; encoded by the coding sequence ATGATAATAACAACAACAGATTTTATAGAGGGGAAAAAGATCAGGGATTATAAGGGGGTTGTATCAAAAGAGGCTGTTATTGGTGTGAACATAATAAGGGATGTTTTTGCGAAGGTGAGGGATATTGTAGGTGGAAGATCAGCTGCCTATGAGAAAGAGCTGACAAACGCAAGAAACCAGATACTTGAAGAACTTAAAGAAGAGGCGAGAAATTTAGGCGCTAATGCTGTTATAGGTATAAATTTCAGTTATGAGATGTACCAGTCAATGCTCCTCGTCTCCGTCTGGGGAACAGCTGTAGTTGTGGAGTGA
- a CDS encoding 6-pyruvoyl trahydropterin synthase family protein has product MPFIIRVKREFQAAHFLTDYHGKPEPLHGHTWLVEIFIRADKLDKGGMGYDFIEIQRFLDQIIPDYKCLNDIFDFSPSAENLAKWLYEKIKERYPTLQKVVVWETKEGGAEYFE; this is encoded by the coding sequence ATGCCATTTATCATAAGAGTTAAAAGGGAGTTTCAGGCAGCACATTTTCTTACAGACTACCATGGAAAACCTGAACCTCTACACGGTCATACATGGCTCGTTGAGATATTTATAAGGGCTGATAAGCTTGATAAAGGAGGTATGGGATACGATTTTATAGAGATACAGAGGTTTTTAGACCAGATCATTCCTGACTATAAATGTCTGAATGATATATTTGATTTCTCACCAAGTGCTGAAAATTTAGCAAAATGGCTGTATGAAAAAATAAAGGAAAGATATCCTACCCTTCAGAAAGTTGTTGTGTGGGAAACAAAAGAAGGTGGGGCTGAATACTTTGAATAG
- a CDS encoding TraR/DksA family transcriptional regulator → MEHLTKDQIEELKNMLLQWKEQLLQESHDSIGEPLSYEGGDEIDRADTEAGRLVMLRNLDRDRKVLKRIEMTLQKIDYGTYGICEMCGEPIPYPRLKARPIAKLCIKCKELEEENE, encoded by the coding sequence ATGGAACATCTTACAAAGGATCAGATTGAAGAGCTTAAGAATATGCTCTTACAGTGGAAGGAACAGCTTTTACAGGAAAGTCATGACTCAATAGGTGAACCTCTCTCATACGAAGGGGGAGATGAGATAGACAGGGCTGATACTGAAGCTGGAAGACTTGTTATGCTGAGAAACCTTGACAGGGATAGAAAGGTACTTAAAAGAATTGAGATGACACTTCAGAAGATAGATTACGGAACTTACGGAATATGTGAGATGTGTGGTGAACCGATTCCATATCCAAGGTTAAAGGCCCGTCCGATAGCTAAACTTTGTATAAAATGTAAGGAGTTAGAGGAGGAAAACGAGTAA
- the recO gene encoding DNA repair protein RecO produces the protein MEGIFKDEAIVLRRSFAGEYDLSVTVYFRKHGKENIYIPKGQLLKSPFITSTEQFNWFKGVFLYRKENVFIREIDSFKNLSLQIASDLDLFETAYYFSNLFNRYVIFPDEKLFIFLKKSFYYLTKAKKVKNHRVNFIAKLVYLSGVFPQLDHCSVCGEVINRKNFKGVSIQTGGSVCKGCNCSDINPYISYEDTKMMDIFSKISFSKVESIKIKNPERIEIFLQEYIKEKV, from the coding sequence ATGGAAGGAATCTTTAAAGATGAGGCTATAGTTTTAAGAAGATCTTTTGCAGGAGAGTATGATCTCTCTGTAACTGTTTACTTTAGAAAACATGGAAAAGAAAATATATACATACCCAAAGGTCAGCTGCTGAAATCCCCTTTTATAACATCAACTGAACAGTTTAACTGGTTTAAGGGGGTATTTTTATACAGAAAGGAAAATGTTTTTATAAGGGAGATAGACAGTTTTAAGAATCTCTCTCTCCAAATAGCATCAGATCTGGATCTTTTTGAGACAGCCTATTATTTTTCAAACCTTTTCAACAGGTATGTTATCTTTCCAGATGAGAAACTTTTTATTTTTCTTAAAAAAAGCTTTTACTATCTAACTAAAGCAAAAAAGGTAAAAAACCACAGGGTTAACTTTATAGCAAAACTTGTATATCTTTCAGGTGTTTTTCCACAGCTTGATCACTGTTCTGTCTGTGGTGAAGTTATAAATAGAAAAAATTTTAAAGGTGTATCAATTCAGACAGGTGGATCTGTATGTAAAGGCTGTAACTGTAGTGATATAAATCCATACATAAGCTATGAAGACACAAAGATGATGGATATATTCAGTAAAATCTCTTTCAGTAAGGTTGAGAGCATTAAAATAAAAAATCCTGAAAGAATAGAGATATTCCTTCAGGAGTATATAAAGGAGAAAGTGTAA
- the aroD gene encoding type I 3-dehydroquinate dehydratase, whose amino-acid sequence MAELEIGKYPLIALPLDDRDLESKLSQAKSKGIDLIELRIDMFSSTQSDYVKDISRKVKDSGFGIIGTVRSVEEGGLKDLKDSERIELFEAVSDYADIIDIELRSERLHEDLVKLCRDKEKFLLVSYHDFEKTPSEDEIQEIIDRSSFGDIIKFAFMVKDVEDVGRILSVTHKNRDKKIVSIGMGDLGKITRVAGFFFGSLITYTYIGESVAPGQIEVKELIKELKFYGLRS is encoded by the coding sequence GTGGCAGAATTGGAAATCGGGAAGTATCCTCTGATAGCCCTACCTTTAGATGACAGAGATCTGGAAAGTAAGCTGTCTCAGGCAAAGAGTAAAGGGATAGATCTGATAGAGCTCAGGATAGATATGTTTTCCAGTACACAATCTGATTATGTAAAGGATATCTCAAGAAAGGTAAAAGATTCAGGTTTTGGTATTATTGGAACTGTAAGGTCTGTAGAGGAAGGAGGGTTAAAAGATTTAAAAGATTCTGAAAGGATAGAACTTTTTGAGGCTGTTTCTGATTATGCTGACATAATTGATATAGAACTGAGATCTGAAAGATTACATGAAGATCTTGTAAAACTGTGCAGGGATAAAGAAAAGTTTTTACTTGTTTCCTACCATGATTTTGAGAAAACCCCTTCAGAGGATGAGATACAGGAGATAATAGACAGATCCTCATTTGGGGATATTATAAAGTTTGCCTTTATGGTAAAGGATGTTGAAGATGTTGGAAGGATACTCAGTGTGACACATAAAAACAGGGATAAAAAGATAGTTTCTATTGGAATGGGTGATCTTGGAAAGATCACAAGAGTTGCTGGATTTTTCTTTGGTTCACTTATAACTTATACATATATAGGAGAGTCTGTCGCTCCAGGACAGATAGAGGTGAAAGAGCTGATAAAAGAGCTTAAATTCTATGGGTTAAGGAGTTAA